A single window of Mycosarcoma maydis chromosome 1, whole genome shotgun sequence DNA harbors:
- a CDS encoding uncharacterized protein (related to cytoskeleton assembly control protein), with translation MARFDDHLPTRPVDRDKAESELSIHIKKATSNDESAPKQKHVRKCIVYTWDYRTSQSIWTGLRVQPILSDEVQTFKALILVHKVLQEGHQVVLKEAQAQIGWFETCARTIGADSMRGYGSLIRAYVNFILAKLRFHRHHKEFNGLFEYEEYISLKNIDNPDEGYETIMDLMNLQDQIEQFQKLVFAHFRGSANNECRISALVPLVKESYGIYKFLTSMLRAMHRRTDASDALQPLRERYDSQHHRLRKFYYECANLKYLTSLINVPKLNHEPPNLFELPEEGPYLPPRQTPKAPTPEPGPSQAEIDEQARLLKQYEDKQTALKAQEEAERQRQSDLAAKQQRDFEEQQRLQAEQQRLAQEQLMRAQMDQMQGGRLAELEREILAMRGQYERDQLMLEQYDRRVKALETELANIGQNFGAQMQGKDEIIKQLQDQVTLWRNKYEALAKLYSQLRSEHLEMLGKYKQMQIKAGSAQEAVDKMERMERDVKAKNLELADMIRERDRARFDLDRIKASQKEEFDRLKRDLMFANERAEDATRAKSSELSGMMSTLNRQIAELEDALREKRMEADARDAELARIRDEKDAELAIMQEGMDATIKQLSDMQLNQGENDQAVNAQIDTLILDNTKKLNAIIDSILQACVDKIDDALYELESPSGTGNTTATPEYVLSMIEKGTTSTNEFATVFSLYLSGEVGGEHVEVIKRANQLAQTISDTLTSTKGITRLAQSDDAADKLLNTGRETGNVLLRFFSNLQSYRLAGVAPAQRRDVVARQNMEARSAFANLNSVVETMVKAGNTMLANANGDIGDIVEREMMNAASAIDAATAKLQALLSRPRDHNKYSAVDLQVHDAILEASLAITRAIAGLIKAATESQQEIVSKGRGSSTNQQFYKKNNRWTEGLISAARAVAFATTMLIEAADGVIMGTHSLEQLIVASNEVSAATAQVVAASRVKAEFMSKTQDRLERAAKAVTDACRALVKQVKTITDKQSNGATDFDYSTMAVHEFKVKEMEQQVEVLKLEKELTQARRVLGAMRRAGYHATEED, from the coding sequence ATGGCGCGTTTCGATGATCACCTCCCCACGCGGCCTGTCGACCGCGACAAGGCCGAATCTGAGCTCTCCATTCATATCAAAAAGGCTACCAGCAATGACGAATCCGCCCCAAAGCAGAAGCACGTCCGCAAGTGCATTGTTTACACCTGGGACTACCGCACGTCTCAGTCCATCTGGACTGGCCTCCGCGTCCAGCCTATCCTGAGTGATGAAGTTCAGACTTTCAAGGCGCTCATTCTCGTTCACAAGGTGCTTCAAGAAGGCCACCAGGTCGTCCTCAAAGAGGCTCAGGCACAGATCGGATGGTTCGAGACCTGCGCCCGTACCATCGGCGCTGACAGCATGCGTGGTTATGGCTCGCTCATCCGCGCCTACGTCAACTTTATCCTCGCCAAGCttcgcttccaccgtcATCACAAGGAGTTCAATGGTCTTTTCGAATACGAAGAATACATTTCACTCAAAAACATCGATAACCCCGACGAGGGCTACGAGACCATCATGGACCTCATGAACCTCCAGGACCAGATTGAGCAATTCCAGAAGCTCGTCTTTGCTCATTTCCGCGGCTCGGCTAACAACGAGTGTCGCATCTCTGCACTTGTCCCTCTCGTCAAGGAGAGCTACGGTATCTACAAGTTTCTCACCTCCATGCTTCGCGCTATGCATCGACGCACTGACGCCAGCGATGCGCTGCAGCCATTGCGAGAGCGCTACGACTCGCAGCATCACCGCCTCCGCAAGTTTTACTACGAATGCGCCAACCTCAAGTACCTCACCTCGCTCATCAACGTTCCCAAGCTCAATCATGAACCCCCCAATCTATTCGAGCTTCCCGAAGAAGGACCTTACCTCCCACCTCGTCAGACCCCCAAGGCACCCACCCCAGAACCTGGTCCGTCCCAggccgagatcgatgaacaagctcgtctgCTCAAACAGTACGAGGATAAGCAGACTGCGCTCAAAGCACAGGAAGAGGCAGAAAGGCAAAGACAATCGGACCTtgcagccaagcagcagcgcgactttgaagagcagcaacgtcTACAGGCCGAGCAACAGCGACTTGCACAGGAGCAACTAATGCGTGCCCAGATGGACCAGATGCAGGGCGGTCGACTCGCCGAACTCGAGCGCGAGATCCTTGCCATGCGTGGACAGTACGAGCGCGACCAGCTCATGCTTGAGCAGTACGACCGACGtgtcaaggcgctcgagacTGAGCTCGCCAACATTGGCCAAAACTTTGGCGCACAGATGCAAGGCAAGGACGAGAtcatcaagcagctccaGGACCAGGTCACGCTCTGGCGCAACAAGTACGAGGCTCTTGCCAAGCTCTACTCACAGCTCCGATCCGAGCAcctcgagatgctcggcAAGTAcaagcagatgcagatcaAGGCTGGCAGTGCTCAAGAGGCCGTCGACAAGATGGAACGCATGGAGCGCGACGTAAAGGCCAAAaatctcgagcttgccgacaTGATCCGCGAACGCGATCGTGCCcgcttcgatcttgacaGGATCAAGGCGAGCCAGAAGGAAGAGTTCGACCGTCTCAAGCGCGACCTCATGTTTGCCAACGAACGTGCCGAAGATGCCACTCGCGCCAAGAGCTCCGAGCTTTCCGGCATGATGTCAACCCTCAATCGCCAGATCGCTGAGCTTGAAGACGCCTTGCGCGAGAAGCGTATGGAGGCGGATGCACGCGACGCCGAGCTGGCTCGTATCCGAGATGAGAAGGATGCCGAACTCGCCATCATGCAGGAGGGCATGGATGCCACCATCAAGCAGCTGTCTGAcatgcagctcaaccagGGCGAAAACGACCAGGCTGTCAATGCTCAGATCGACACACTCATCCTGGATAACACCAAAAAGCTCAatgccatcatcgactcCATCCTGCAGGCGTgcgtcgacaagatcgacgatgcgcttTACGAGCTCGAGTCACCTTCAGGTACCGGCAACACCACGGCTACGCCCGAGTACGTACTGTCGATGATTGAAAAAGGTACCACTTCCACCAACGAGTTCGCCACCGTCTTCTCATTGTACCTGTCAGGCGAGGTTGGCGGCGAGCACGTCGAGGTCATCAAGCGTGCCAATCAGTTGGCGCAGACCATCAGCGACACGCTCACCAGCACAAAGGGAATCACCCGTCTGGCACAgagcgacgacgctgccgaCAAGCTCCTCAACACGGGTCGCGAAACCGGCAATGTgcttttgcgcttcttcagcaACCTACAGTCGTACCGTCTGGCCGGTGTCGCGCCTGCTCAGCGTCGCGATGTTGTGGCGCGTCAGAACATGGAGGCACGCTCTGCGTTTGCTAACCTCAACAGCGTGGTCGAGACCATGGTCAAGGCGGGCAACACGATGCTTGCCAATGCCAATGGCGATATTGGTGACATTGTGGAACGCGAGATGATGAACGCTGCCTCTGCaatcgatgctgccaccgccaagtTACAGGCTCTTTTGTCGAGGCCGAGGGATCACAACAAGTACTCTGCAGTCGATCTGCAAGTGCACGATGCAATTCTGGAGGCATCGCTAGCCATCACGCGTGCCATTGCCGGTTTGATCAAGGCTGCTACCGAATCGCAACAGGAGATCGTCTCCAAGGGCCGTGGATCGTCGACCAACCAGCAGTTTTACAAGAAGAACAACCGCTGGACCGAGGGTCTCATTTCGGCCGCTCGTGCTGTTGCATTCGCTACTACGATGCTGATCGAAGCTGCCGATGGTGTCATTATGGGTACACactcgctcgagcagcttaTTGTCGCATCCAACGAAGTCTCGGCCGCTACTGCCCAAGTGGTGGCCGCTTCGCGTGTCAAGGCTGAATTCATGTCGAAAACTCAAGACAGACTCGAGCGAGCAGCTAAGGCAGTCACCGATGCATGCAGAGCACTCGTTAAGCAAGTCAAGACCATCACGGACAAGCAGAGCAACGGCGCGACTGACTTTGACTACTCGACCATGGCGGTTCACGAGTTCAAGGTCAAGGAGATGGAGCAACAGGTTGAGGTGTTGAAATTGGAGAAGGAGCTGACTCAGGCGAGGAGGGTTCTGGGTGCTATGCGTCGTGCTGGCTATCATGCTACCGAAGAGGATTAG